Proteins found in one Thermus islandicus DSM 21543 genomic segment:
- a CDS encoding tetratricopeptide repeat protein has protein sequence MRGVLEALHQGDYDSAIERLTRKALFGRKEEAREALLLLAEVYSLYGEEGLEKAHRALEEAYELGELEFHPLYRALLGELLALEGRPEAEVLPLFLPTEDPRARYHQAQALFYLGRLEEALKTLRPGLPAFLAWRAEALKGRALERLGRHREAASAYEEGAGIALGLERYWLLLDAAAMWVEAGEGERALKALEEAAALGEESPEDAATRHYLLARAHLLLGNPNRALEEARKALEKEEESGHKAYGTPMVAGQALLQLGRYAEAVEAYREALLRAEASERPYVLHELGVAALDQGAYVEAEGYLRELLREEDYPYLGQALADLAEALYRQGRYGEAEAAAREAVRLGAEASGELILGHIAYDLMQLEEALAHYRLAAERAEEGSREWVGAQEMVVDTLAQLGYRSPEEILARAEAVLPHVHPADEWHGTLLAYRERAATLLKEGRRPN, from the coding sequence ATGAGGGGGGTCCTCGAGGCCCTGCACCAGGGGGATTACGACAGCGCCATAGAGCGCCTCACCCGGAAAGCCCTCTTCGGCCGCAAGGAGGAGGCCAGGGAGGCCCTCCTTCTGCTGGCGGAGGTCTACAGCCTCTACGGGGAGGAGGGGCTGGAGAAGGCCCACCGGGCTCTGGAGGAGGCCTACGAGCTGGGCGAGCTGGAGTTCCACCCCCTCTACCGGGCCCTCCTGGGGGAGCTTCTGGCCCTGGAGGGGCGCCCGGAGGCGGAGGTGCTCCCCCTCTTCCTCCCCACCGAGGACCCCCGGGCCCGCTACCACCAGGCCCAGGCCCTCTTCTACCTGGGGAGGTTGGAGGAGGCGTTGAAGACCCTGAGGCCCGGCCTTCCCGCCTTTCTGGCCTGGCGGGCGGAGGCGCTTAAGGGAAGGGCCCTGGAGCGGCTGGGCCGCCACCGGGAGGCCGCCTCGGCCTACGAGGAGGGGGCGGGGATCGCCCTGGGGCTGGAGCGCTACTGGCTCCTTCTGGACGCCGCCGCCATGTGGGTGGAGGCGGGGGAAGGAGAGCGGGCCCTTAAGGCTTTGGAGGAAGCGGCCGCCCTGGGGGAGGAGAGCCCCGAGGACGCCGCCACCCGCCACTACCTCCTGGCCCGGGCCCACCTCCTCCTGGGGAACCCCAACCGGGCCCTGGAGGAGGCCAGGAAGGCCCTGGAGAAGGAGGAGGAAAGCGGCCACAAGGCCTACGGTACCCCCATGGTGGCGGGTCAGGCCCTGTTGCAGCTTGGGCGCTACGCCGAGGCGGTGGAGGCCTACCGCGAAGCCCTCCTGCGGGCCGAGGCCTCGGAGCGGCCCTACGTCCTCCACGAGCTGGGGGTGGCGGCGTTGGACCAGGGGGCCTACGTGGAGGCCGAAGGCTACCTAAGGGAGCTCCTCCGGGAGGAGGACTACCCCTACCTGGGCCAGGCTCTGGCGGACCTGGCGGAAGCCCTCTACCGCCAGGGGCGCTACGGGGAGGCCGAGGCGGCGGCCCGGGAGGCGGTGCGCCTGGGGGCCGAGGCCTCCGGGGAGCTCATCCTGGGCCACATCGCCTACGACCTTATGCAGCTGGAGGAGGCCCTGGCCCACTACCGCCTGGCGGCGGAGCGGGCGGAGGAGGGCAGCCGGGAGTGGGTGGGGGCCCAGGAGATGGTGGTGGACACCCTGGCCCAGCTGGGCTACCGCTCCCCCGAGGAGATCCTGGCCCGGGCGGAGGCGGTCTTGCCCCACGTGCACCCGGCGGACGAGTGGCACGGGACCCTCCTCGCCTACCGGGAGCGGGCGGCGACCCTCCTTAAGGAGGGAAGGCG
- a CDS encoding response regulator transcription factor: MATVLLVEDEPAVRLGVRLALERAGHRVLEAPTAGEAWPLLKEAEAVILDWVLPDEPGTRLLERMRQGPYPNLPVLMLTARAEVRDRVEGLSRGADDYLAKPFATEELLARLEALLRRAGRRKLLKRGPLLLDLERREATLEGRPLPLSRREFALLAFLAERPGRVYTREELLEAVWGQDYLGTPRTVDQHILQLREKLREDPKAPRFLETVRGVGYRFREGA, from the coding sequence GTGGCCACGGTGCTCCTGGTGGAGGACGAGCCCGCGGTCCGCCTGGGGGTGCGCCTGGCCCTGGAACGGGCGGGGCACCGCGTCCTCGAGGCCCCCACCGCCGGGGAGGCCTGGCCCCTCCTCAAGGAGGCGGAGGCGGTGATCCTGGACTGGGTGCTCCCCGACGAACCGGGCACCCGGCTCCTGGAAAGGATGCGCCAGGGCCCCTACCCCAACCTTCCCGTCCTCATGCTCACCGCCCGGGCCGAGGTGCGGGACCGGGTGGAGGGGCTTTCCCGGGGGGCCGACGACTACCTGGCCAAGCCCTTCGCCACGGAGGAACTCCTGGCTCGCCTCGAGGCCCTGCTGCGCCGGGCAGGGAGGCGGAAGCTCCTGAAGCGGGGCCCCCTCCTCCTAGACCTGGAGCGCAGGGAGGCCACCCTGGAGGGGAGGCCCCTCCCCTTAAGCCGGCGGGAGTTCGCCCTCCTCGCCTTCCTGGCGGAACGCCCGGGAAGGGTCTACACCCGGGAGGAGCTTCTGGAGGCCGTATGGGGGCAGGACTACCTCGGCACCCCCAGGACCGTGGACCAGCACATCCTGCAGCTCCGGGAAAAGCTCCGGGAAGACCCCAAGGCCCCCCGCTTTCTGGAGACGGTGCGAGGCGTGGGCTACCGCTTCCGGGAGGGGGCATGA
- a CDS encoding sensor histidine kinase, giving the protein MKALAEAWEEALEGLVAHEDRHVVYLNPAAARLLGVAREKVMGRPLLLALRDHRLEALALHGGERLLEVRDRLLRVKALPGRLYLLDESEAQRRLRTLEEAAETLAHELRTPLAGMGPLLEALTPRTPQEKEVLALLRAEVARLSRLAEGLSPVRPGPRRPVVLLELWGRLERLLGERLKGKEVEVHLPHTLATDPEALFQILLNLLDNALKYGRDPIRLLSRQEGPRLGLEVRDRGGALPDYEALFLPGRRGVAEGRGQGLGLYLVRRLARALGGEAYARREGEENVFGVSLPLD; this is encoded by the coding sequence ATGAAGGCCCTGGCCGAGGCCTGGGAGGAGGCCCTCGAGGGCCTGGTGGCCCACGAAGACCGCCACGTGGTCTACCTGAACCCCGCGGCGGCCAGGTTGCTCGGGGTGGCCCGGGAGAAGGTGATGGGCCGCCCCCTGCTCCTCGCCCTCAGGGATCACCGCCTCGAGGCCCTGGCCCTCCACGGGGGGGAAAGGCTTCTGGAGGTGCGGGACCGCCTCCTCCGGGTCAAGGCCCTTCCCGGGAGGCTCTACCTCCTGGACGAGAGCGAGGCCCAAAGGCGCCTCAGAACCCTGGAGGAGGCGGCGGAGACCCTGGCCCACGAGCTCCGGACCCCCCTCGCGGGGATGGGTCCCCTCCTGGAGGCCCTAACCCCCAGGACCCCGCAGGAAAAGGAGGTCCTGGCCCTCCTGCGGGCCGAGGTGGCCCGGCTCTCCCGCCTGGCGGAGGGCCTCTCCCCCGTCCGCCCCGGGCCCAGGCGTCCCGTGGTCCTCCTGGAGCTTTGGGGGCGCCTGGAGAGGCTCCTAGGGGAGAGGCTAAAGGGAAAGGAGGTGGAGGTCCACCTCCCCCACACCCTCGCCACCGACCCCGAGGCCCTCTTCCAGATCCTCTTGAACCTGCTGGACAACGCCCTCAAGTACGGCCGGGACCCCATCCGCCTCCTTTCGCGGCAGGAGGGGCCAAGGCTTGGCCTCGAGGTGCGGGACCGGGGAGGGGCGCTTCCCGACTACGAGGCCCTGTTCCTGCCGGGAAGGCGGGGCGTGGCCGAGGGGCGGGGCCAGGGGCTCGGCCTCTACCTGGTGCGCCGCCTGGCAAGGGCCCTGGGCGGGGAGGCCTACGCCCGGCGGGAAGGGGAGGAAAACGTCTTCGGCGTGAGCCTTCCCCTAGACTGA
- the phoU gene encoding phosphate signaling complex protein PhoU codes for MREALDKALNQLVEESLRMLSLVRQMTQEATEALVEGDRAKAEEVISRDKEVDALELKIENQAIAVIARHQPVASDLRLIFTIIKALTDLERSGDYAVHVAEDALFLSQEPPLKRYVTLPEMGRRLLAMMDILGKAVAERDAELARQVLAMDDQVDGLYEEVTRELVTYMMEDPRTLTKALTLMRVARSYERLGDHLENIAERVIYWLTGEVYKAPEDVD; via the coding sequence ATGCGCGAAGCGTTGGACAAAGCCTTGAACCAACTGGTAGAGGAAAGCCTCCGGATGCTCTCCTTGGTGCGGCAGATGACCCAGGAGGCCACGGAGGCCTTGGTGGAGGGGGACCGGGCCAAAGCGGAGGAGGTGATCTCCCGGGACAAGGAGGTGGACGCCCTGGAGCTTAAAATTGAGAACCAGGCCATCGCCGTCATTGCCCGGCACCAGCCCGTGGCCTCGGACCTCCGCCTCATCTTCACCATCATCAAGGCCCTCACCGACCTGGAGCGCTCCGGGGACTACGCCGTGCACGTGGCCGAGGACGCCCTCTTCCTCTCCCAGGAGCCCCCGCTCAAGCGCTACGTCACCCTGCCCGAGATGGGGCGGCGGCTTCTCGCCATGATGGACATCCTGGGCAAGGCCGTGGCGGAGCGGGACGCGGAGCTTGCCCGCCAGGTTCTGGCCATGGACGACCAGGTGGACGGCCTCTACGAGGAGGTGACCCGGGAGCTCGTCACCTACATGATGGAGGACCCCCGTACCCTCACCAAGGCCCTGACCCTCATGCGGGTGGCCCGGAGCTACGAAAGGCTCGGGGACCACCTGGAGAACATCGCCGAAAGGGTCATCTACTGGCTCACCGGGGAGGTATACAAGGCCCCGGAGGACGTTGACTAG
- the prfB gene encoding peptide chain release factor 2 (programmed frameshift) — MDLELLRERLAGLRGYLDIPGKEARLKELDRRLEDPALWQDPEEARKVSREAARLRRTVDTFRSLESDLQGLLELYEEFPAEEREALRPELEEASRKLEALYHETLLTFPHAEKNAILTIQPGAGGTEACDWAEMLFRMYTRFAERQGFEVEVVDLKPGPEAGLDYAQILIKGENAYGLLSPEAGVHRLVRPSPFDASGRRHTSFAGVEVMPEVDDTVEVVIRPEDLRIDVFRSQGHGGQGVNTTDSAVRIVHLPTGITVTCQTTRSQIKNKELAMKVLRSRLFELEWRRKQEELQKLRGEVRPIEWGSQIRSYVLDKQYVKDHRTGLMRFDPQNVLDGDLLDFICAGLEWKAGRRQGAEEAEAE, encoded by the exons ATGGACCTGGAGCTCTTGCGCGAACGCCTGGCCGGCCTCCGGGGGTATCTT GACATCCCCGGGAAGGAGGCCCGCCTTAAGGAACTGGACCGGAGGCTGGAGGACCCTGCCCTCTGGCAGGACCCGGAGGAGGCCCGCAAGGTAAGCCGGGAGGCCGCCCGCCTCCGGCGCACCGTGGACACCTTCCGCTCCCTGGAAAGCGACCTCCAGGGGCTTCTGGAGCTTTACGAGGAGTTTCCGGCCGAGGAGCGGGAGGCCTTGAGGCCCGAGCTGGAGGAGGCCTCGAGGAAGCTGGAAGCCCTCTACCACGAGACCCTCCTCACCTTCCCCCACGCCGAGAAGAACGCCATCCTGACCATCCAGCCCGGGGCCGGGGGCACCGAGGCCTGCGACTGGGCGGAGATGCTATTCCGGATGTACACCCGCTTCGCCGAGCGGCAGGGCTTTGAGGTGGAGGTGGTGGACCTGAAGCCCGGGCCCGAGGCGGGTCTGGACTACGCCCAGATCCTCATCAAGGGGGAAAACGCCTACGGCCTCCTTTCCCCCGAGGCGGGGGTCCACCGCCTGGTGCGCCCCTCCCCCTTTGACGCCTCGGGCCGCCGCCACACCTCCTTCGCCGGGGTGGAGGTCATGCCCGAGGTGGACGACACCGTGGAGGTGGTGATCCGGCCCGAGGACCTGCGCATAGACGTCTTCCGCTCCCAGGGCCACGGGGGCCAAGGGGTGAACACCACGGACTCGGCGGTGCGCATCGTCCACCTGCCCACGGGCATCACCGTCACCTGCCAGACCACGAGGAGCCAGATCAAGAACAAGGAGCTGGCCATGAAGGTCCTCCGCTCCAGGCTTTTTGAGCTGGAGTGGCGGAGGAAGCAGGAGGAGCTCCAGAAGCTCCGGGGCGAGGTACGGCCCATAGAGTGGGGGAGCCAGATCCGGAGCTACGTCCTGGACAAGCAGTACGTGAAGGACCACCGCACCGGTCTCATGCGCTTTGACCCGCAGAACGTCCTGGACGGAGACCTTCTGGACTTCATCTGTGCTGGCCTGGAGTGGAAGGCGGGCCGCCGCCAGGGGGCGGAGGAGGCGGAGGCGGAGTAG
- the murA gene encoding UDP-N-acetylglucosamine 1-carboxyvinyltransferase, translating to MMPTDPGKGTRRILRVEGGLPLSGELRVYPAKNAALPILAASLLTPEPITLVEVPRLRDVEVMLELLAHLGTRYAWEGRTLHLHTPEIQSAHAPYELVGQMRASFIVWGALLARVGEGRISLPGGCAFGVRPVDQHVKALRALGAEVVEEEGTFYARRVRPLSGRVVFDLPTVGGTEQAMLAVALGGEATLVQAAMEPEVEDLGRFLRMLGVEVRGLGSAILHVRGAERLGGGTYRIIPDRIEAGTYLLAAAATRGELTLSEVRPDHLDALLDKLRQAGHRVEVGQDWVRFTATPDPEPFHVEAREYPGFPTDLQPIVTAYLATVPGQSTVTDRVYPDRFTHVGELARMGAELYLRDRTLLISGKRLRGAQVKALDIRAGGSLVVAALSAEGVSEIEGVYFLERGYEDLGERLQALGARVSLEETSLALAAD from the coding sequence GAACTCCGGGTCTACCCTGCCAAGAACGCCGCCTTGCCCATCCTGGCTGCAAGCCTCCTGACCCCTGAGCCCATCACCCTGGTGGAGGTGCCCAGGCTCAGGGACGTGGAGGTGATGCTGGAGCTCCTCGCCCACCTGGGTACCCGGTACGCCTGGGAAGGGCGTACCCTCCACCTCCACACCCCAGAGATCCAAAGCGCCCACGCCCCCTACGAGCTCGTGGGCCAGATGCGGGCCAGCTTCATCGTGTGGGGGGCCCTTCTCGCCCGGGTAGGGGAGGGGCGGATCTCCCTTCCGGGGGGTTGCGCCTTCGGGGTTCGGCCCGTGGACCAGCACGTGAAGGCCCTGAGGGCCCTGGGGGCCGAGGTGGTGGAGGAGGAAGGAACCTTCTACGCGCGGAGGGTCCGCCCCCTCTCGGGGCGCGTGGTCTTTGACCTGCCCACGGTGGGGGGCACGGAGCAGGCCATGTTGGCCGTGGCCCTGGGGGGCGAGGCCACCTTGGTTCAGGCGGCCATGGAACCCGAGGTGGAGGACCTGGGCCGGTTCCTCCGGATGCTGGGCGTGGAGGTGCGGGGCCTGGGGAGCGCCATCCTGCACGTGAGGGGGGCGGAGCGCCTCGGTGGGGGTACCTACCGGATCATCCCGGATCGGATTGAGGCGGGCACCTACCTCCTGGCCGCGGCGGCAACCCGGGGGGAGCTCACCTTAAGCGAGGTGCGCCCGGACCACCTGGATGCCCTCCTGGACAAGCTGCGCCAGGCCGGCCACCGGGTGGAGGTAGGCCAGGACTGGGTGCGCTTCACCGCCACCCCGGACCCCGAGCCCTTCCACGTGGAGGCCCGGGAGTACCCCGGCTTCCCCACGGACCTCCAGCCCATCGTCACCGCCTACCTAGCCACGGTCCCCGGCCAGAGCACGGTGACCGATCGGGTCTACCCCGACCGCTTCACCCATGTGGGGGAGCTGGCGAGGATGGGGGCGGAGCTCTACCTACGGGACCGGACCCTCTTGATCAGCGGGAAGCGCCTGCGCGGGGCCCAAGTGAAGGCCCTGGACATCCGGGCTGGAGGGAGCTTGGTGGTGGCCGCCTTGAGCGCGGAAGGGGTGTCCGAGATTGAGGGGGTGTACTTCTTGGAGCGGGGCTACGAGGATCTGGGGGAGCGCCTCCAGGCCTTGGGGGCCAGGGTAAGTCTGGAGGAGACCTCCTTGGCCCTGGCGGCGGACTGA